The following proteins are encoded in a genomic region of Bacillus sp. FJAT-22090:
- a CDS encoding ABC transporter permease, producing MQVVEKKSKVKERGIQFLFKYGAIALLLIIILYFSTISSAFFTYGNFTDILRSISIVTLLALGVTFTLVVGGFDLSVGSTMSLSTVITASLMVWYEMPLWLVLILPIVIGVLVGLLNSFLIVVLGIPDLLATLSMMYIVAGFHRTYTEGYSIYNNMPLTSGGTAPGQFSEAFLWIGQGRMLGLPVPVWIMLVLVIIAYVVLNHTRWGRVLYMTGGNAEAATLSGVNTRKVKCAAYVISGVFASMAGILFTARVGSGQIDAGAPLLMEAVAAVFVGYSVLGAGKPNAIGTFFGAAVIGILLNGLTIQNLPYYAFDIIKGAVLVSALAVTYIYAKKRFTQI from the coding sequence ATGCAAGTGGTGGAAAAGAAGAGTAAGGTCAAAGAAAGAGGAATTCAATTTCTATTTAAATATGGTGCAATTGCCTTGCTATTGATAATTATATTGTACTTTAGCACTATAAGCAGTGCCTTTTTTACATATGGAAATTTCACAGATATATTACGTTCCATTTCCATTGTAACGCTCTTAGCATTAGGAGTTACCTTTACGCTAGTAGTAGGAGGTTTCGATTTATCAGTAGGTTCTACGATGTCTCTATCTACTGTCATTACTGCTTCGTTAATGGTGTGGTATGAGATGCCGCTTTGGCTCGTACTAATCTTACCTATTGTAATAGGAGTGTTGGTTGGATTATTGAACAGTTTTCTTATTGTAGTTTTAGGAATTCCAGATTTACTTGCAACGTTAAGTATGATGTATATAGTGGCGGGCTTTCACCGTACATATACAGAAGGATACTCGATATACAATAATATGCCGCTTACTTCTGGAGGGACGGCACCGGGGCAATTCTCTGAAGCATTTCTTTGGATTGGCCAAGGGAGAATGCTCGGATTACCAGTTCCAGTTTGGATAATGCTTGTCCTAGTAATTATCGCTTATGTTGTACTTAACCATACTCGTTGGGGACGTGTTTTGTATATGACGGGTGGAAATGCTGAGGCTGCAACATTGTCAGGAGTGAATACCCGTAAAGTAAAATGTGCTGCATATGTAATTTCTGGTGTTTTTGCTTCGATGGCAGGTATATTGTTTACAGCACGTGTTGGTTCAGGTCAAATTGATGCGGGTGCACCACTTTTAATGGAAGCTGTAGCAGCTGTCTTTGTTGGATATTCTGTCCTTGGTGCTGGAAAACCAAATGCTATCGGAACATTTTTTGGAGCAGCGGTTATCGGGATTCTCTTGAATGGATTAACGATACAAAACTTACCGTATTATGCCTTTGATATTATTAAAGGAGCAGTGCTCGTTTCAGCTCTTGCCGTAACTTATATTTACGCTAAAAAACGGTTCACCCAAATCTAA
- the mtnA gene encoding S-methyl-5-thioribose-1-phosphate isomerase: MSIPLSIELNDKEFRILDQQKLPHVVEYLTLDTLEDVYDAIITLKVRGAPAIGITAAYGLAKAAEKYEANTLEEFHLQLNRDFLYLAKSRPTAVNLVWALERLRSAVENVASVQEAKELLIEEAIKIHREDEASCRNIGEYALSLFEGQTKVMTICNAGSIATAKYGTALAPFHLGSERGKQFEVYACETRPVFQGSRLTAWELQQSGVDVTLITDSMAAHTIGAKGIEAIIVGADRIAENGDTANKIGTLNLALLAKVFNIPFYVAAPSSTFDLTIKNGKEIPIEERPAEEITHIAGKQVAPKNTKVFNPAFDVTPGEYITAIITEKGIIYPEYTKNIPSLINIEKGELA; encoded by the coding sequence ATGAGTATTCCATTATCGATAGAGTTGAACGACAAAGAATTTCGGATTTTGGATCAGCAAAAATTACCTCACGTAGTTGAGTATTTAACACTAGATACTTTAGAAGATGTATATGATGCTATTATCACTCTGAAGGTGAGGGGTGCACCAGCAATTGGTATTACCGCTGCATATGGATTGGCTAAAGCAGCCGAAAAGTATGAAGCAAATACATTAGAGGAATTTCATCTGCAACTCAACAGGGATTTCTTGTATTTAGCTAAATCTAGACCAACAGCTGTAAATTTAGTTTGGGCTCTAGAACGTTTAAGAAGTGCAGTTGAAAATGTAGCAAGTGTACAAGAGGCGAAGGAACTTTTGATAGAGGAAGCTATAAAAATTCATAGAGAAGACGAAGCATCCTGTAGAAATATTGGCGAATATGCGTTGTCCTTGTTTGAAGGTCAAACAAAAGTTATGACCATTTGTAATGCAGGTTCAATTGCAACCGCAAAATATGGTACTGCATTAGCACCATTCCATCTTGGGAGTGAGCGGGGAAAACAGTTTGAAGTTTATGCTTGTGAAACTAGACCTGTATTTCAAGGATCAAGGCTAACTGCGTGGGAGCTTCAGCAATCTGGAGTGGATGTAACACTTATAACAGACAGCATGGCTGCACATACAATCGGAGCAAAAGGAATCGAAGCAATTATTGTAGGGGCAGACCGGATAGCAGAAAACGGCGACACGGCAAATAAAATCGGAACACTTAACTTAGCATTATTAGCAAAAGTGTTTAACATCCCTTTTTATGTGGCAGCTCCTTCTTCCACTTTTGATTTGACCATTAAGAATGGAAAAGAGATCCCGATTGAAGAACGTCCAGCGGAAGAAATAACGCACATTGCAGGGAAACAGGTAGCTCCGAAAAATACAAAAGTATTTAATCCTGCATTCGATGTTACACCGGGTGAATACATTACAGCCATTATTACTGAAAAAGGAATTATATATCCGGAATATACAAAAAATATTCCTAGTTTAATAAATATAGAAAAAGGAGAACTCGCATGA
- a CDS encoding methylthioribulose 1-phosphate dehydratase: MITLRGRWEELADIKDELAKRDWFMGTSGNLAIKVNDEPVEFLVTASGKDKNKRTKEDFLHVNINGEPIEDTILKPSAETLLHCAIYSKTSAGCSLHVHTVANNVISELYGDQGKIDFQGQELIKAFDLWEEDAILSIPIIPNHAHIPLLAEEFQTYIDGDKGAVLIRNHGITVWGRDGFEAKKLLEACEFLFQYQLTLRQIK, from the coding sequence ATGATAACGCTCCGTGGTAGATGGGAAGAGTTAGCAGATATAAAAGACGAACTTGCTAAACGAGATTGGTTTATGGGAACTAGTGGAAATTTAGCAATTAAGGTGAATGATGAACCAGTAGAGTTTTTAGTTACAGCAAGCGGAAAAGATAAGAATAAGCGAACAAAAGAAGACTTTTTACATGTAAATATAAATGGAGAGCCAATAGAAGATACCATTTTAAAGCCGTCTGCAGAAACATTATTGCACTGTGCTATTTATTCTAAAACTTCTGCGGGCTGTAGTCTCCATGTTCACACTGTTGCTAATAACGTCATCTCCGAATTATACGGTGATCAGGGAAAAATAGATTTTCAAGGGCAAGAACTTATTAAAGCTTTCGATTTGTGGGAAGAAGATGCAATTCTTTCTATTCCTATCATTCCAAATCATGCCCATATTCCACTTCTCGCCGAAGAGTTTCAGACATATATAGATGGTGATAAAGGAGCTGTACTTATACGAAATCACGGTATTACTGTTTGGGGTAGGGATGGTTTCGAAGCAAAGAAGTTACTTGAAGCTTGTGAATTTTTGTTTCAGTATCAGTTGACTTTACGTCAAATAAAATAA
- a CDS encoding sugar ABC transporter ATP-binding protein yields MANPFLFMTSIRKSFGNVKALEEAEFHLEKGEVHALLGVNGAGKSTLIKILSGVYEQDEGEIVLEGSSVRLRSPKAAKEHGIYCVYQEVDTAIVSELSVAENIMLDKIATNNNLFLSTSKLQTEAKKALKHLQVENIAVNQPAFKLTLAEKQLVLIARALVSSAKIIIFDEPTAPLSLHESKKLFSVIDHLKSQGVGCIFISHRLPEVFEISDRITVMRDGKLVKVFNTETAQQNEIIEAMLGVSFNFEQADTNHTLGEKILQVTELSDGQKLKELSFTVSEGEIVGIVGLVGAGKTELAKALFGLGSLVKGSVNLSGKELKAKHPADAIRAGMALIPEERRKEGLFVHESLQTNSSFPNLKKFSRLLFMDKAAERNFAKDIINRLKIKTDHTETPLVHLSGGNQQKVVIGKWMSRNSKVYLFDEPTKGVDIGAKKDIFNLIRELANNGKGCLYFSSEIQEAIGISDRLLVMYNGQIVKEFSREDATQERILLYASGGKEE; encoded by the coding sequence ATGGCTAATCCTTTTCTTTTTATGACTTCCATACGTAAATCATTTGGAAATGTGAAGGCACTAGAAGAGGCCGAATTTCATCTTGAAAAAGGGGAAGTACATGCATTGCTAGGTGTTAATGGAGCAGGTAAAAGCACGCTTATTAAAATTTTATCCGGCGTATATGAGCAAGATGAAGGTGAAATAGTTTTAGAAGGTAGTAGTGTTCGGCTTCGTTCCCCGAAAGCAGCAAAGGAACACGGTATCTATTGTGTTTATCAAGAGGTGGATACAGCAATTGTTTCGGAATTATCGGTCGCAGAAAATATTATGCTAGATAAAATCGCTACGAATAATAATTTGTTTTTATCCACATCCAAGCTACAAACGGAAGCTAAAAAAGCACTGAAGCATTTGCAAGTAGAAAACATTGCTGTCAATCAACCGGCATTTAAACTTACATTAGCTGAAAAACAATTAGTATTAATTGCACGAGCTCTTGTAAGCTCGGCAAAGATTATTATTTTTGATGAACCAACTGCCCCTTTGTCTCTCCACGAATCCAAAAAGCTTTTTTCGGTAATTGATCATCTGAAATCGCAAGGAGTCGGCTGTATATTTATCTCTCATCGTCTTCCAGAAGTATTTGAAATCAGTGATCGAATCACTGTAATGCGAGATGGAAAGCTTGTAAAAGTTTTTAACACAGAAACTGCTCAACAGAATGAGATTATTGAAGCGATGCTAGGAGTATCTTTTAATTTTGAACAGGCAGATACAAATCATACTTTAGGAGAAAAAATCCTACAGGTTACAGAATTATCGGATGGACAGAAATTAAAGGAGCTTTCCTTTACTGTTTCTGAAGGGGAGATTGTTGGTATTGTAGGCCTTGTAGGAGCAGGAAAAACGGAGCTAGCTAAAGCCTTATTTGGCTTGGGATCATTAGTAAAAGGTAGTGTGAACCTTTCAGGCAAAGAGTTAAAAGCGAAACATCCAGCAGACGCCATTCGAGCAGGAATGGCACTAATTCCAGAGGAACGCAGAAAAGAAGGCTTATTTGTACATGAGTCGTTACAAACGAATTCTTCCTTTCCGAATTTAAAGAAATTTTCACGGCTTCTGTTTATGGATAAAGCTGCTGAACGCAACTTTGCAAAGGACATCATCAATCGCTTAAAAATTAAAACGGATCATACGGAAACACCACTTGTGCATTTAAGTGGAGGAAATCAGCAAAAAGTAGTAATCGGAAAATGGATGTCGCGCAACTCTAAAGTGTATTTATTTGATGAGCCGACTAAAGGTGTTGATATTGGAGCGAAAAAGGACATTTTTAATTTAATTCGTGAGCTGGCGAATAATGGTAAAGGGTGTCTATATTTTTCGAGTGAGATTCAAGAAGCAATTGGTATTTCCGATCGACTTCTAGTTATGTATAACGGTCAAATCGTGAAGGAGTTTTCACGTGAGGATGCGACCCAAGAAAGGATTTTGTTGTATGCAAGTGGTGGAAAAGAAGAGTAA
- a CDS encoding sugar ABC transporter substrate-binding protein, translating to MKSKTAWLLSVLLVIGIILTGCQPKGDAKEATTTPADSEASDNPLSGKKIALVMQQNLGTFSAQYIEGVKEQVEKFGGTVTVFTSEGDLAKMASNLDAAVNQGVDGILIDHGTKEALNQGVQNAVDKGIPVVAFDAGVEVEGITVLEQGDQKMAEMTLEKLKNDANGEANIVKIWVAGFAPMERRQVAYEQFLNENPGIKEIATFGAATQNTALDTQSQMEAILKQYPNEGEITAVWAAWDEFAKGAVRAIEQAGRTDIKVYSIDMSDEDLQMIQKENSPWVASAAVDPMDIGRIQVRYLYQKINGETPEEKVVLEPVFVDAEKLPEETVTTNDLHEYIEGWGASEQGYTEALKELEKQ from the coding sequence ATGAAATCAAAAACAGCATGGCTTTTATCCGTATTATTAGTAATTGGAATTATCTTAACAGGGTGTCAACCAAAAGGGGATGCAAAAGAAGCAACAACTACTCCTGCTGATTCAGAAGCATCCGATAATCCGCTATCAGGGAAGAAAATCGCATTGGTTATGCAACAAAATCTTGGTACTTTTTCTGCTCAATACATTGAAGGTGTAAAAGAACAAGTAGAGAAATTTGGTGGGACTGTAACAGTGTTTACGTCGGAAGGCGATTTAGCAAAAATGGCTTCCAATCTAGATGCAGCTGTAAACCAAGGTGTAGATGGAATTCTGATTGATCATGGAACAAAAGAAGCGTTAAATCAAGGAGTTCAAAATGCAGTTGATAAAGGAATACCAGTCGTCGCTTTTGATGCAGGTGTGGAAGTAGAAGGAATCACAGTTTTAGAGCAAGGCGATCAAAAGATGGCTGAAATGACATTAGAAAAATTAAAAAATGATGCTAATGGTGAAGCGAATATAGTGAAAATCTGGGTAGCAGGTTTTGCACCTATGGAAAGAAGACAAGTTGCCTACGAGCAATTCTTAAATGAAAATCCAGGTATTAAAGAAATTGCAACATTTGGTGCAGCGACACAAAATACAGCATTAGACACACAATCGCAAATGGAAGCGATTCTAAAACAATACCCAAATGAAGGAGAAATCACAGCAGTTTGGGCAGCTTGGGATGAATTCGCAAAAGGTGCAGTACGCGCTATTGAGCAAGCTGGAAGAACAGATATTAAAGTTTATAGCATTGATATGAGTGATGAAGATTTACAAATGATACAAAAAGAAAATAGCCCATGGGTTGCCTCAGCGGCAGTGGATCCAATGGATATAGGACGTATTCAAGTGCGTTATTTATATCAAAAAATAAATGGTGAAACTCCTGAAGAAAAAGTTGTTTTAGAACCAGTGTTTGTGGATGCTGAAAAGCTTCCGGAAGAAACAGTGACGACAAATGACTTACATGAATATATCGAAGGTTGGGGAGCAAGCGAACAAGGTTACACAGAAGCTTTGAAAGAGTTAGAAAAACAATAA
- the mtnW gene encoding 2,3-diketo-5-methylthiopentyl-1-phosphate enolase produces the protein MSGITTLYQVYGKPGTFEKKAEGIALGLTIGSWTDLPLLEQEQLKKHKGNVISITEFENSHHPLKRDEIKAEIKINYPSANFSADLPAILTTVFGKLSLDGEVKLLDLEFSSDLLDNFPGPRFGIESIRELLGVYNRPLVMSIFKGVIGRDINYLSEQLRNQALGGVDLVKDDEILFENPLTPFEKRIITAKEVLRQVYEETGHRTLYAVNLSGRTSDLKSKAKKAKELGADALLFNVHAYGLDVLQELVEDEDIQLPFMAHPAYSGAFTSSSFYGVSTPLLLGKLTRYAGADFSLFPSPYGSVALEKTAALSLGEELTKESAVKRTFPVPSAGIHPGLVPLLIEDYGIDSIINAGGGVHGHPTGATGGGLAFRQAVSAVLDGIPLAEAAKQFPELKAALELWG, from the coding sequence ATGAGTGGAATTACTACTCTCTATCAGGTTTACGGTAAACCTGGAACTTTTGAAAAAAAAGCTGAAGGAATTGCGCTCGGTTTAACAATAGGATCCTGGACTGATTTGCCGTTACTAGAGCAAGAGCAATTAAAAAAGCATAAAGGAAATGTTATATCGATAACTGAATTTGAAAATAGTCACCATCCGCTAAAACGAGATGAAATCAAAGCAGAGATTAAAATAAACTATCCTAGTGCTAATTTCTCTGCAGATTTACCTGCGATATTAACAACTGTTTTCGGCAAACTATCGCTAGACGGTGAAGTAAAGCTACTAGACTTGGAATTCTCATCAGACCTTTTAGATAATTTCCCAGGACCTAGATTCGGAATTGAAAGTATTCGTGAATTGCTAGGAGTGTATAATCGTCCACTTGTGATGAGTATTTTTAAAGGAGTAATTGGAAGAGATATCAATTACCTATCTGAACAGCTACGTAACCAAGCTCTAGGTGGAGTAGATTTAGTAAAAGATGATGAAATTCTCTTTGAAAACCCCCTTACTCCTTTTGAAAAAAGAATTATTACAGCTAAAGAAGTACTACGTCAGGTGTATGAGGAAACTGGACATCGAACACTTTATGCGGTTAACCTCTCTGGGCGGACATCCGATTTAAAATCAAAAGCAAAAAAGGCAAAAGAGCTTGGGGCTGACGCTCTATTATTTAATGTTCATGCATATGGTCTAGATGTACTTCAAGAACTTGTGGAAGATGAAGATATTCAGTTGCCATTCATGGCCCATCCAGCCTATAGTGGTGCTTTTACATCATCCTCATTTTATGGAGTTTCAACACCACTTTTACTTGGTAAATTGACTCGTTATGCAGGGGCAGATTTTTCATTATTCCCCTCACCATACGGAAGCGTCGCACTGGAGAAAACAGCTGCACTATCACTTGGGGAAGAATTGACGAAAGAAAGTGCAGTAAAACGAACTTTTCCAGTTCCTTCGGCTGGAATTCATCCTGGATTGGTTCCTTTGTTAATCGAAGACTATGGCATAGACAGCATTATAAATGCAGGTGGTGGAGTGCATGGTCATCCTACTGGCGCTACAGGAGGAGGGCTTGCCTTTAGGCAGGCCGTATCAGCAGTCCTTGATGGAATTCCGTTAGCTGAAGCAGCAAAACAGTTTCCAGAACTAAAAGCAGCATTGGAACTATGGGGGTAA
- a CDS encoding TetR/AcrR family transcriptional regulator has translation MEEEILLQQLFDEEKLTDKQKKILLAAIDTFSEKGYAATSTSEIAKKAGVAEGTIFRHYKTKKELLVSIVTPLISKVFGPFIVRDFHKVLDQPYENAEDFIRATIENRREVFKKLLPVIKIIMQEIPFQPELREQFVEQVAKKTYERILVVIQNYQDKGQIIDIPPSSVARLAVSSIFGYLISRYILFPESEWDDELETERTVQFILHGIGKK, from the coding sequence ATGGAAGAAGAAATATTGTTACAACAGCTATTTGATGAAGAAAAATTAACAGATAAGCAAAAAAAAATACTCCTTGCAGCAATAGATACATTCTCCGAAAAAGGGTATGCTGCTACCTCTACAAGTGAGATTGCCAAAAAGGCTGGAGTAGCGGAAGGAACCATTTTCCGACACTATAAAACGAAAAAAGAGTTGCTAGTATCCATTGTTACTCCTCTCATTTCTAAGGTATTTGGTCCATTTATTGTAAGAGATTTTCACAAAGTACTAGACCAGCCTTATGAAAATGCCGAGGACTTTATAAGAGCCACAATCGAAAACAGAAGAGAAGTATTTAAGAAGCTTCTTCCTGTTATTAAAATTATTATGCAAGAAATACCTTTTCAACCCGAACTTAGGGAACAATTTGTTGAACAGGTAGCTAAAAAAACATACGAGCGGATTTTGGTTGTCATTCAAAATTATCAAGATAAGGGTCAAATAATCGATATACCACCATCAAGCGTTGCTAGATTAGCCGTTAGCAGTATATTTGGCTACTTGATTTCACGTTACATTCTTTTCCCAGAGAGTGAATGGGATGACGAACTTGAAACAGAACGCACTGTTCAGTTTATCTTACATGGAATAGGAAAAAAATAG
- a CDS encoding MFS transporter, which yields MRPYNEKISIYHGMASTIALNFSNNFFPIFAITILGATNYQVGLISSLPPLIALLMTIPAAILLNRASAQKKLVAMSVLLARLMFLLIVLVVYLPSDSLQAWAFLGIIAFISVPNTVANVGWQTLISGMIDESRRGQFFSDRNRLLTMVGLISTLVIGVLMKDASESVTAYQILFAIAFGFGLLEVFFLLKQEDIIPSSDVLVKKKSMDWSIFKHVNYVWFLAAALFFNFAWQMAWGLFNIYNVRVAGATIFWISMFSVGSMLMQFLTFPLWKKWADKYSNMQVFIWAAIGMSTTPFLTMLSTNLYYLTLIQTTSGFFLSGTVLILFNLLLEQSPEQYRTYCITTYNVLLAFVAFIAPQIGIWLLNELGMEVAMYISSSLRFLSAGGFLYVFLRNRKV from the coding sequence TTGAGACCGTATAATGAAAAAATAAGTATTTACCATGGAATGGCATCTACTATTGCATTAAATTTTTCCAATAACTTTTTTCCGATCTTTGCAATTACCATATTAGGGGCAACCAATTATCAGGTGGGATTAATAAGTTCGTTGCCGCCATTAATAGCGTTATTAATGACTATACCAGCAGCTATTCTACTAAATCGTGCAAGTGCTCAAAAGAAACTCGTGGCGATGTCTGTTTTACTGGCACGATTAATGTTTTTGCTTATTGTACTAGTAGTTTATTTGCCTTCTGATTCGCTACAAGCATGGGCATTTTTAGGAATTATTGCTTTCATCAGTGTTCCGAACACTGTAGCTAACGTAGGTTGGCAAACGTTGATAAGTGGAATGATTGATGAGTCTAGAAGAGGACAATTTTTTAGTGATCGAAATCGTCTGTTAACGATGGTCGGTCTTATATCAACTTTAGTTATTGGTGTTTTAATGAAGGATGCTTCCGAAAGCGTTACTGCCTATCAAATTCTTTTTGCGATAGCTTTTGGTTTCGGTTTGCTAGAAGTTTTTTTCTTATTAAAACAAGAAGATATCATCCCTTCATCAGATGTTCTAGTTAAAAAGAAGTCAATGGACTGGAGCATTTTTAAACATGTGAACTATGTCTGGTTTTTAGCTGCAGCTCTCTTTTTTAATTTTGCATGGCAAATGGCATGGGGATTATTCAACATTTACAATGTCCGAGTAGCAGGAGCAACAATCTTTTGGATTAGTATGTTTTCAGTTGGTAGTATGCTCATGCAGTTTTTAACATTTCCTTTATGGAAGAAGTGGGCAGATAAGTATTCGAATATGCAAGTTTTTATATGGGCAGCTATTGGAATGTCCACTACACCTTTTTTAACAATGCTATCTACGAACTTATATTATTTAACGCTCATTCAAACGACATCCGGATTCTTCTTATCTGGTACTGTTTTAATATTGTTTAATTTATTGTTGGAGCAATCACCTGAACAATATCGTACGTATTGCATTACAACTTATAATGTACTGCTTGCTTTCGTCGCATTCATTGCACCACAAATAGGTATTTGGCTTTTGAATGAACTAGGCATGGAAGTAGCTATGTACATTAGTTCTAGTTTACGATTTTTAAGTGCTGGTGGATTTTTATATGTATTTTTACGAAATAGAAAAGTATAA
- the mtnK gene encoding S-methyl-5-thioribose kinase: MTTATKRQYESLTEESAILYAKELNFFPQDTELECREIGDGNLNYVFHIKELNGDKSLIIKQALPYAKVVGESWPLTLKRAVIEANALKKHAEFAANLVPTVYAIDEDLALTVMEDLSHLKIAREGLIKLESYPNLSKDIGEYLAQTLFHTSDFALHPFEKKKLVSEFSNPELCKITEDLIFTDPFFDYETNDFEALLQEDVETIWNNGRLKLEVAKLKNSFMTEAEALLHGDLHTGSIFASETETKVIDPEFAFYGPIGFDIGLFLANLIVQNVTREEDERGVIVTHIKQTWDVFSTKFSELWDKKSVDSYKDTDGYKEYVLDKIFRDTLGFAGCELIRRTIGLAHVKDLDSIEDDEQRIKFKKQTLQTGEALILKRKDIHSIDEVFELLEGFRK, translated from the coding sequence ATGACGACAGCTACAAAGAGACAATATGAATCATTAACAGAAGAAAGTGCTATTTTATATGCAAAAGAACTTAACTTCTTCCCACAAGACACAGAGTTGGAGTGTCGTGAGATAGGTGACGGTAATCTTAACTATGTATTTCATATTAAGGAATTGAACGGTGATAAGAGTCTTATTATTAAACAGGCTTTACCATACGCAAAGGTTGTCGGAGAAAGTTGGCCACTAACGTTAAAACGAGCAGTGATTGAAGCAAATGCATTAAAAAAACATGCTGAATTTGCAGCCAATCTTGTTCCGACCGTATATGCAATTGATGAGGATCTTGCGCTTACGGTAATGGAGGATTTATCTCACTTAAAAATTGCACGTGAAGGGTTGATTAAACTTGAATCATATCCAAACCTTTCAAAAGATATTGGAGAATATTTAGCTCAAACACTATTTCATACATCTGATTTTGCATTACACCCTTTTGAAAAAAAGAAACTAGTTTCAGAGTTTTCCAATCCAGAACTTTGTAAAATCACAGAAGATCTTATTTTTACAGATCCGTTTTTTGACTATGAAACAAATGACTTTGAAGCATTGTTGCAAGAAGACGTAGAAACTATTTGGAATAACGGGCGCTTAAAGCTAGAGGTTGCAAAATTAAAGAATAGCTTCATGACAGAAGCGGAAGCATTATTACATGGAGATTTGCATACAGGGAGCATCTTTGCTAGTGAAACCGAAACGAAAGTAATAGACCCAGAGTTTGCTTTTTATGGACCTATTGGCTTTGATATTGGATTGTTTTTAGCAAATCTAATCGTGCAAAATGTTACAAGAGAAGAGGATGAGCGGGGAGTTATTGTCACCCATATCAAACAAACTTGGGATGTCTTTTCGACTAAATTTTCGGAATTATGGGACAAAAAAAGTGTCGATTCCTATAAAGACACAGATGGCTATAAAGAATATGTCTTGGATAAAATTTTCCGAGATACACTAGGCTTTGCTGGATGTGAATTAATTCGTCGTACAATCGGGCTAGCACATGTGAAGGATTTGGACAGTATCGAAGATGACGAACAACGGATTAAATTCAAAAAGCAGACCTTACAAACAGGGGAAGCACTTATATTAAAACGCAAAGATATCCATTCAATTGATGAAGTATTTGAATTATTAGAGGGGTTTCGCAAATGA
- a CDS encoding 2-hydroxy-3-keto-5-methylthiopentenyl-1-phosphate phosphatase: MSKLVIYCDFDGTITNQDNIISIMKKFAPPAYLPIKENILGQKQSIREGVAQMFSLLPVAIKDQIISYLLDQAEIREGFADFVSYTRKHDIPLYIVSGGIDFFVHPMLEKFGPFSGVYCNEADFSGERIQINFPHVCDDLCTSKGCGCCKPSIIRKLQEKDSLSVVIGDSITDLEAAKLADVVIARDFLIEKCKELNIPYEPFENFRDVMTIIETRLGVQT; this comes from the coding sequence ATGAGTAAGCTAGTAATCTATTGTGATTTTGATGGGACCATTACAAACCAAGACAATATTATATCCATTATGAAAAAATTTGCTCCCCCAGCATACTTGCCGATCAAAGAGAATATTTTAGGGCAAAAGCAATCTATCCGAGAAGGTGTTGCTCAAATGTTCTCTCTGTTACCTGTAGCTATAAAAGATCAAATTATAAGCTACTTGCTTGATCAGGCAGAGATTAGAGAAGGATTCGCCGATTTTGTTTCTTATACAAGAAAGCACGATATCCCTCTCTATATTGTTAGTGGTGGAATTGATTTTTTTGTTCATCCAATGCTAGAAAAGTTTGGTCCTTTTTCGGGCGTTTATTGTAATGAAGCCGACTTCTCAGGAGAAAGAATACAAATCAATTTTCCGCATGTCTGCGATGATTTATGTACGAGCAAAGGTTGCGGATGCTGTAAGCCATCCATTATTCGAAAGCTCCAAGAAAAAGATTCGTTAAGTGTTGTAATTGGTGATTCTATTACTGACTTAGAAGCTGCAAAATTAGCAGATGTTGTCATAGCACGGGATTTTCTTATTGAAAAGTGCAAGGAATTGAATATTCCATATGAACCTTTCGAAAATTTTCGAGATGTCATGACTATTATTGAAACAAGGTTAGGTGTTCAAACATGA